From the Streptomyces sp. KMM 9044 genome, one window contains:
- a CDS encoding D-alanyl-D-alanine carboxypeptidase family protein: MNIGIQGIRVRRAVGVAVTTGAVLASGTLCAAPAQAATVPTIAAKGGFVMNNANGKSLYTKAADTRRSTGSTTKIMAAKVVLAQKNLNLDAKVTIQMAYSDYIVANNASSARLIVGDKVTVRQLLYGLMLPSGCDAAYALADKFGTGSTRAARVKSFIGKMNADARKLGLKNTNFDSFDGIGKGKNYSTPRDLTKIASSAMKSADFRAIVRTKKYTAKTVTKTGSTRTMAPWTNTNGLLSSYSGTTGVKTGSGPEAKYCLVFAATRNGKTVIGTVLASTGSVQRETDTKKIMNYGFGKI; the protein is encoded by the coding sequence TTGAACATCGGCATTCAAGGCATCCGGGTCCGCAGAGCCGTCGGCGTCGCGGTGACCACCGGCGCCGTGCTGGCCTCCGGCACCCTCTGCGCGGCACCCGCGCAGGCCGCCACCGTGCCCACGATCGCCGCCAAGGGCGGCTTCGTGATGAACAACGCGAACGGCAAGTCCCTCTACACCAAGGCCGCGGACACCCGGCGTTCGACCGGTTCCACGACGAAGATCATGGCCGCGAAGGTCGTGCTCGCGCAGAAGAACCTGAACCTGGACGCCAAGGTCACGATCCAGATGGCCTACAGCGACTACATCGTGGCGAACAACGCGTCGTCCGCACGACTGATCGTCGGCGACAAGGTCACCGTGCGCCAACTGCTGTACGGCCTGATGCTGCCGTCCGGCTGCGACGCGGCGTACGCGCTGGCCGACAAGTTCGGCACCGGCTCGACTCGGGCCGCGCGCGTGAAGTCCTTCATCGGCAAGATGAACGCCGACGCGAGGAAACTGGGCCTGAAGAACACCAACTTCGACTCGTTCGACGGCATCGGCAAGGGCAAGAACTACTCCACGCCGCGCGACCTGACGAAGATCGCCAGCAGCGCGATGAAGAGCGCCGACTTCCGCGCGATCGTCAGGACGAAGAAGTACACGGCGAAGACCGTCACGAAGACGGGCAGCACCCGCACGATGGCGCCGTGGACCAACACCAACGGGCTGCTGAGCAGTTACAGCGGCACGACCGGCGTGAAGACCGGCTCGGGCCCGGAGGCCAAGTACTGCCTGGTCTTCGCCGCGACGCGCAACGGCAAGACGGTCATCGGCACGGTCCTGGCCTCGACGGGGTCCGTCCAGCGCGAAACGGACACCAAGAAGATCATGAACTACGGCTTCGGCAAGATCTGA
- a CDS encoding dihydrolipoamide acetyltransferase family protein: MTTTQTPVREFRMPDVGEGLTEAEILKWYVQPGDTVTDGQVVCEVETAKAAVELPIPYDGVVRALHFPEGTTVDVGTSIIAVDVSGGAAPKTPAEPAAETPAAAERPAEAGPTAAVGSGRQPVLVGYGVATSSTRRRPRKAAPDLPAQQAAASAVPAELNGHAAVPVPAPEPAPAPEPAPVAGGQRPLAKPPVRKLAKDLGVDLATVTPSGPDGVITREDVHAAVAATGAGPTAPEPGAPAPAVPAAPASVPAPASYDTARETRIPVKGVRRATAAAMVGSAFTAPHVTEFVTVDVTRTMKLVEELKQDKEFAGLRVNPLLLIAKALLVAIRRNPDVNASWDETAQEIVVKHYVNLGIAAATPRGLVVPNIKDAHTKTLPQLADSLGELVSTAKEGRTSPAAMQSGTVTITNVGVFGVDTGTPILNPGESAILAVGAIKLQPWVHKGKVKPRQVTTLALSFDHRLVDGELGSKVLADVAAILEQPKRLMSWA; this comes from the coding sequence ATGACGACGACACAGACGCCCGTGCGTGAGTTCAGGATGCCCGACGTGGGCGAGGGACTGACCGAGGCCGAGATCCTCAAGTGGTACGTCCAGCCCGGTGACACGGTCACCGACGGCCAGGTGGTGTGCGAGGTCGAGACGGCGAAGGCGGCCGTGGAGCTTCCCATCCCCTATGACGGGGTGGTCCGCGCACTGCACTTCCCCGAGGGCACCACGGTGGACGTGGGCACCTCCATCATCGCGGTGGACGTCTCGGGGGGCGCGGCCCCGAAGACCCCCGCCGAGCCGGCCGCCGAAACCCCGGCCGCCGCCGAGCGGCCGGCTGAAGCCGGGCCGACGGCGGCGGTCGGCTCGGGCCGCCAGCCCGTACTGGTCGGCTACGGCGTGGCGACGTCCTCCACGCGACGCCGCCCCCGCAAGGCCGCCCCGGACCTCCCCGCCCAGCAGGCGGCAGCCTCCGCCGTACCGGCGGAACTGAACGGCCACGCGGCGGTACCCGTACCGGCACCCGAGCCCGCTCCCGCTCCTGAGCCCGCACCGGTCGCCGGAGGGCAGCGCCCGCTGGCGAAGCCGCCGGTGCGCAAGCTGGCGAAGGACCTCGGCGTCGACCTGGCGACGGTCACCCCGAGCGGCCCGGACGGCGTCATCACCCGCGAGGACGTCCACGCGGCGGTGGCCGCCACCGGGGCCGGTCCCACGGCACCGGAGCCCGGGGCACCCGCCCCGGCAGTCCCCGCCGCTCCCGCCTCCGTGCCGGCTCCCGCGTCGTACGACACCGCTCGCGAGACCCGCATCCCGGTCAAGGGCGTCCGCAGGGCGACGGCGGCGGCGATGGTCGGCTCGGCGTTCACGGCGCCGCATGTCACGGAGTTCGTGACGGTGGACGTGACGCGGACGATGAAGCTGGTCGAGGAGCTGAAGCAGGACAAGGAGTTCGCGGGCCTGCGGGTGAATCCGCTCCTGCTGATCGCCAAGGCTTTGCTGGTCGCGATCAGGCGCAACCCGGACGTCAACGCGTCCTGGGACGAGACGGCCCAGGAGATCGTGGTCAAGCACTACGTCAACCTGGGCATCGCGGCGGCCACCCCGCGCGGTCTGGTCGTCCCGAACATCAAGGACGCGCACACCAAGACGCTGCCCCAGCTCGCCGACTCCCTGGGCGAGCTGGTGTCCACGGCCAAGGAGGGCAGGACGTCCCCGGCCGCGATGCAGTCGGGCACGGTGACGATCACCAACGTCGGCGTCTTCGGCGTCGACACGGGCACGCCGATCCTCAACCCCGGCGAGTCCGCGATCCTCGCGGTCGGTGCGATCAAGCTCCAGCCGTGGGTCCACAAGGGAAAGGTGAAACCCCGTCAGGTCACGACCCTGGCCCTGAGCTTCGACCACCGCCTGGTCGACGGCGAACTGGGCTCCAAGGTCCTGGCCGACGTGGCGGCGATCCTGGAACAGCCGAAGCGGTTGATGTCCTGGGCGTGA
- a CDS encoding MFS transporter, with protein MSGTGVAGALPVDPPGGRRALVMWGIGVSVYFVAVTFRTSLGVAGLDAADRFGVNASALSTFSILQLLVYAGMQIPVGLLVDRLGTKKVLGIGVVLFTVGQLGFALSPSYGMALASRALLGCGDAMTFISVLRLGGRWFPARRGPLIGQFAGLAGMAGNLVSTLVLARLLHGVGWTAAFGGSALAGVAVFVLLVLFLKDHPEGHEPGPVPHRGAAYVRRQIAASWREPGTRLGMWVHFTTQFPAMVFLLLWGMPYLVEEQGLSRAAAGELLTLVVLSNMVFGLAYGQVIGRHHGARLPLALGTVGATALLWAATLAYPAETAPMWLLVMLCTVLGACGPASMIGFDFSRPVNPPERQGTASGITNMGGFIASMTTLFAVGVLLDATGGDYGVAFTAVFVLQALGLTQILRLRGQAARRERERLVASRVESVHVPV; from the coding sequence ATGAGCGGTACCGGAGTTGCGGGTGCCCTGCCCGTGGACCCCCCGGGCGGGCGGCGCGCCCTGGTGATGTGGGGGATCGGCGTCTCGGTCTACTTCGTCGCCGTCACCTTCCGTACGTCCCTGGGCGTGGCCGGCCTCGACGCGGCCGACCGCTTCGGCGTCAACGCCTCCGCCCTGTCCACCTTCTCCATCCTCCAGCTGCTGGTCTACGCGGGCATGCAGATACCCGTCGGCCTGCTCGTCGACCGGCTCGGCACCAAGAAGGTGCTGGGCATCGGCGTCGTGCTGTTCACCGTCGGGCAGCTCGGCTTCGCCCTCTCCCCGTCGTACGGCATGGCGCTCGCCTCCCGCGCCCTGCTCGGCTGCGGGGACGCCATGACGTTCATCAGCGTGCTGCGGCTGGGCGGCCGGTGGTTCCCGGCCCGGCGCGGGCCGCTGATCGGGCAGTTCGCCGGGCTGGCCGGCATGGCGGGCAACCTCGTCTCCACCCTGGTCCTGGCCCGGCTGCTGCACGGCGTCGGCTGGACGGCCGCCTTCGGGGGCAGCGCGCTCGCCGGTGTCGCGGTGTTCGTCCTGCTCGTCCTGTTCCTGAAGGACCACCCCGAGGGCCACGAGCCCGGACCCGTCCCGCACCGGGGCGCCGCCTACGTACGCCGGCAGATCGCCGCCTCCTGGCGCGAACCGGGGACCCGGCTCGGGATGTGGGTGCACTTCACGACGCAGTTCCCGGCGATGGTGTTCCTGCTGCTGTGGGGCATGCCGTACCTCGTCGAGGAGCAGGGGCTGTCCCGGGCCGCCGCCGGTGAGCTGCTCACCCTCGTGGTGCTGTCCAACATGGTCTTCGGACTGGCCTACGGCCAGGTCATCGGGCGTCATCACGGCGCGCGGCTGCCGCTGGCCCTCGGGACGGTGGGGGCGACGGCCCTGCTGTGGGCCGCCACGCTGGCCTACCCGGCCGAGACGGCGCCGATGTGGCTGCTCGTGATGCTGTGCACGGTGCTGGGCGCCTGCGGACCGGCCTCGATGATCGGCTTCGACTTCTCCCGTCCGGTGAACCCGCCGGAACGGCAGGGCACGGCGTCCGGCATCACCAACATGGGCGGTTTCATCGCGTCCATGACCACCCTGTTCGCCGTCGGCGTCCTGCTGGACGCGACCGGCGGGGACTACGGCGTCGCCTTCACCGCGGTCTTCGTCCTCCAGGCCCTCGGGCTCACCCAGATCCTGCGGCTGCGCGGGCAGGCGGCGCGCAGGGAACGGGAACGGCTGGTCGCCAGCCGGGTGGAGAGCGTGCACGTGCCGGTGTAG
- the pdhA gene encoding pyruvate dehydrogenase (acetyl-transferring) E1 component subunit alpha, giving the protein MTVESTAARTPRRGAGSDAGATGTKRTTDTTGTTAKKATPAKKATPAKKATPAKKASTVKKATVAKKAPAAGRTGGAKPQSVAEPGLLQLLTPEGERVENAEFDQYVSGVTPEDFRGLYRDMVLTRRFDAEATALQRQGELGLWASLLGQEAAQIGSGRALRDDDYVFPTYREHGVAWCRGVDPTNLLGMFRGVNNGGWDPNGNNFHLYTIVIGSQALHATGYAMGVAKDGTDSAVIAYFGDGASSQGDVAEAFTFSAVYNAPVVFFCQNNQWAISEPTEKQSRVPLYQRAQGFGFPGVRVDGNDVLANLAVTRWALERARAGEGPTLIEAFTYRMGAHTTSDDPTRYRHDEERVSWEAKDPILRLRRYLESAHHTDEGFFAELETESETLGKRVREAVRAMKDPDHFAIFENVYADGHALVDEERAEFAAYQASFADADGGK; this is encoded by the coding sequence GTGACCGTGGAGAGTACTGCCGCGCGCACACCGCGACGCGGCGCCGGAAGCGATGCCGGCGCCACCGGCACCAAGCGCACTACCGACACCACCGGCACCACCGCCAAGAAGGCGACCCCGGCGAAGAAGGCGACCCCCGCCAAGAAGGCGACCCCCGCCAAGAAGGCGTCCACGGTGAAGAAGGCCACCGTCGCCAAGAAGGCCCCGGCGGCCGGGAGGACCGGCGGCGCGAAGCCGCAGAGCGTCGCCGAACCCGGCCTCCTCCAGCTGCTGACGCCCGAGGGCGAGCGGGTCGAGAACGCCGAGTTCGACCAGTACGTCTCCGGCGTCACCCCGGAGGATTTCCGCGGCCTGTACCGCGACATGGTGCTCACCCGTCGCTTCGACGCCGAGGCCACCGCGCTCCAGCGCCAGGGCGAGCTGGGCCTGTGGGCCTCGCTGCTGGGCCAGGAGGCGGCGCAGATCGGCTCCGGGCGCGCGCTGCGCGACGACGACTACGTCTTCCCGACCTACCGCGAGCACGGCGTCGCCTGGTGCCGCGGGGTGGATCCGACCAACCTGCTCGGCATGTTCCGCGGCGTCAACAACGGCGGCTGGGACCCGAACGGCAACAACTTCCACCTGTACACGATCGTCATCGGCTCCCAGGCGCTGCACGCCACGGGCTACGCGATGGGTGTCGCCAAGGACGGCACGGACAGCGCGGTGATCGCCTACTTCGGCGACGGCGCCTCCAGCCAGGGCGACGTGGCCGAGGCCTTCACCTTCTCCGCGGTCTACAACGCCCCGGTGGTGTTCTTCTGCCAGAACAACCAGTGGGCGATCTCCGAGCCGACCGAGAAGCAGTCCCGCGTTCCGCTGTACCAGCGTGCGCAGGGCTTCGGCTTCCCGGGCGTACGGGTGGACGGCAACGACGTGCTGGCGAACCTCGCCGTGACCCGGTGGGCGCTGGAGCGGGCCCGCGCAGGTGAGGGGCCGACACTGATCGAGGCGTTCACCTACCGCATGGGTGCCCACACCACCTCCGACGACCCCACCCGCTACCGCCACGACGAGGAACGGGTTTCCTGGGAGGCCAAGGACCCGATCCTGCGCCTTCGCCGTTACCTGGAGTCCGCACACCACACGGACGAGGGATTCTTCGCGGAACTGGAGACCGAGAGCGAGACGTTGGGCAAACGAGTGCGCGAAGCGGTCCGCGCCATGAAGGACCCCGACCACTTCGCCATCTTCGAGAACGTCTACGCGGACGGACACGCCCTCGTCGACGAGGAGCGGGCCGAGTTCGCCGCGTACCAGGCGTCGTTCGCGGACGCAGACGGGGGTAAGTGA
- a CDS encoding protein kinase domain-containing protein, producing the protein MAQQQRAQGPSDPEATGGGMSDAPDNWGNGGLVGDGRYRLTHRLGRGGMAEVFAAEDVRLGRTVAVKLLRADLAEDPISKARFTREAQSVAGLNHHAIVAVYDSGEDVVGGQSVPYIVMEIVEGRTIRDLLLNAEAPGPEQALIIVSGVLEALAYSHQHGIVHRDIKPANVIITHNGAVKVMDFGIARALHGASTTMTQTGMVMGTPQYLSPEQALGKAVDHRSDLYATGCMLYELLALRPPFTGETPLSVVYQHVQDTPTPPSEASDGSPPELDGLVMRSLAKDPDDRFQTAEEMRGLVQYGLQMLYDQGGHTGTWNTGPVDMHDGRHTPAAGFAGTAAMPHPDASGTAAIPKPILPNRYGGGDDGGFEGGDNRGDGRGKLWILAVLAVIAVVAGVALALSGGDSEGDKNPTESPSSSQTTEEEKPSETPTETETETEEPEAPNTDTGTGSGSGGGGYVPSYDPAPTPTQSETETEEPTGDPTDVPTTPTETETEEPPETGGSEGGAADGGGEGGAADGGGEGGAVDGGITGG; encoded by the coding sequence ATGGCACAGCAGCAGCGCGCCCAGGGCCCGTCCGACCCCGAGGCGACTGGCGGCGGCATGTCGGACGCGCCGGACAACTGGGGTAACGGCGGACTTGTGGGCGACGGCCGTTACCGGCTGACGCACAGACTCGGCCGGGGCGGCATGGCCGAGGTGTTCGCCGCCGAGGACGTGCGCCTCGGACGTACGGTCGCCGTCAAACTGCTGCGCGCCGATCTCGCCGAGGACCCGATCTCCAAAGCGCGGTTCACCCGCGAGGCGCAGTCGGTGGCCGGTCTCAACCACCACGCGATCGTCGCCGTGTACGACTCCGGTGAGGACGTCGTGGGCGGCCAGTCCGTGCCGTACATCGTCATGGAGATCGTCGAGGGCCGCACGATTCGCGATCTCCTGCTCAACGCCGAGGCGCCCGGTCCCGAACAGGCGCTGATCATCGTCTCCGGCGTCCTGGAGGCGCTGGCCTACTCGCACCAGCACGGCATCGTGCACCGCGACATCAAGCCCGCCAACGTCATCATCACGCACAACGGTGCCGTGAAGGTGATGGACTTCGGCATCGCCCGCGCGCTGCACGGCGCGTCCACGACGATGACGCAGACCGGCATGGTCATGGGCACCCCGCAGTACCTCTCGCCCGAGCAGGCGCTCGGCAAGGCCGTCGACCACCGGTCCGACCTGTATGCGACCGGCTGCATGCTGTACGAACTCCTGGCACTGCGGCCCCCGTTCACGGGCGAGACGCCGCTGTCCGTGGTCTACCAGCACGTGCAGGACACCCCCACGCCCCCGTCGGAGGCCTCGGACGGCAGTCCGCCGGAGCTTGACGGGCTTGTCATGCGCTCACTCGCCAAGGATCCGGACGACCGGTTCCAGACGGCCGAGGAGATGCGCGGACTGGTCCAGTACGGGCTGCAGATGCTCTACGACCAGGGCGGCCACACGGGCACCTGGAACACCGGCCCGGTCGACATGCACGACGGCCGGCACACCCCGGCGGCGGGTTTCGCGGGCACGGCCGCGATGCCGCACCCGGACGCCTCCGGTACCGCGGCCATCCCGAAGCCGATCCTGCCCAACCGGTACGGCGGAGGGGACGACGGCGGCTTCGAGGGCGGCGACAACCGGGGCGACGGCCGCGGCAAGCTGTGGATCCTCGCGGTGCTCGCGGTGATCGCCGTCGTCGCGGGTGTCGCGCTGGCGCTGAGCGGCGGCGACAGCGAGGGTGACAAGAACCCGACCGAGTCGCCTTCCTCCTCGCAGACCACCGAGGAGGAGAAGCCCAGTGAGACGCCGACCGAGACCGAGACCGAGACCGAGGAGCCGGAGGCGCCGAACACGGACACCGGCACCGGCAGCGGTTCCGGTGGTGGTGGCTACGTCCCGTCGTACGACCCGGCTCCGACACCGACGCAGAGCGAGACGGAGACAGAGGAGCCGACGGGCGACCCGACGGACGTCCCGACGACGCCGACCGAGACCGAGACCGAGGAGCCGCCGGAGACGGGCGGCAGTGAGGGCGGTGCGGCCGACGGCGGCGGTGAGGGCGGTGCGGCCGACGGCGGCGGTGAGGGCGGTGCGGTCGACGGCGGGATCACCGGCGGCTGA
- a CDS encoding alpha-ketoacid dehydrogenase subunit beta, protein MAEKTALAKAINESLRRALEEDPKVLVMGEDVGKLGGVFRVTDGLQKDFGESRVIDTPLAESGIVGTAIGLALRGYRPVVEIQFDGFVFPAYDQIVTQLAKMHARSLGKVKLPVVVRIPYGGGIGAVEHHSESPESLFAHVAGLKVVSPSNASDAYWMMQQAVRSDDPVIFFEPKRRYWDKAEVNTEAIPGPLHTARVVREGTDLTLVAYGPMVKLCQEVADAAAGEGRSLEVLDLRSVSPLDFDSIQASVEKTRRLVVVHEAPVFFGSGAEIAARITERCFYHLEAPVLRVGGYHAPYPPARLEESYLPDLDRVLDAVDRSLAY, encoded by the coding sequence ATGGCGGAGAAGACGGCTCTGGCCAAGGCGATCAACGAATCGCTGCGCCGCGCCCTGGAGGAGGACCCCAAGGTCCTCGTCATGGGTGAGGACGTCGGCAAGCTCGGCGGTGTGTTCCGGGTGACGGACGGACTGCAGAAGGACTTCGGCGAGAGCCGCGTCATCGACACCCCGCTCGCCGAGTCGGGCATCGTCGGCACCGCGATCGGCCTCGCCCTGCGCGGCTACCGTCCGGTGGTCGAGATCCAGTTCGACGGTTTCGTGTTCCCGGCGTACGACCAGATCGTCACGCAGCTCGCGAAGATGCACGCGCGGTCGCTGGGCAAGGTGAAGCTCCCGGTCGTCGTGCGCATCCCCTACGGCGGCGGCATCGGTGCGGTGGAGCACCACTCCGAGTCCCCGGAGTCGCTGTTCGCGCATGTGGCGGGCCTGAAGGTGGTCTCGCCGTCGAACGCGTCGGACGCGTACTGGATGATGCAGCAGGCCGTCCGGAGCGACGACCCGGTGATCTTCTTCGAGCCCAAGCGGCGCTACTGGGACAAGGCCGAAGTCAACACCGAGGCGATCCCCGGCCCGCTGCACACCGCGCGCGTGGTCCGCGAGGGCACCGACCTGACGCTGGTGGCGTACGGCCCGATGGTGAAGCTCTGCCAGGAGGTCGCGGACGCGGCCGCCGGGGAGGGCCGCTCCCTGGAGGTGCTGGACCTGCGCTCGGTCTCCCCGCTCGACTTCGACTCGATCCAGGCGTCGGTGGAGAAGACCCGTCGTCTGGTCGTCGTCCACGAGGCACCGGTGTTCTTCGGTTCGGGCGCGGAGATCGCCGCGCGGATCACGGAGCGCTGCTTCTACCACCTGGAGGCCCCGGTCCTTCGGGTGGGCGGATACCACGCCCCGTACCCGCCGGCCCGCCTGGAGGAGTCCTACCTCCCGGACCTGGACCGGGTGCTGGACGCCGTCGACCGCTCGCTGGCGTACTGA
- a CDS encoding GntR family transcriptional regulator — translation MSSVPVKQPPAADRVYAHVKQGVLERRYEGGTLLTEGELADAVGVSRTPVREALLRLEAEGLIRLYPKKGALVLPVSAQEIADVVETRLLVEEHAVRKAVPASPGLIERLEALLARQKEQATAGDFAAASVTDRCFHAEIVRSGGNEILSRLYDQLRDRQLRMGVAVMHSHPDRIAKTLSEHREILEALRSGDPDAAAEVVGRHVGWFSHLARGEVR, via the coding sequence ATGAGTTCGGTCCCCGTGAAGCAACCCCCCGCCGCCGATCGCGTCTACGCCCATGTCAAACAGGGTGTCCTGGAGCGCCGTTACGAGGGCGGCACGCTGCTGACCGAGGGGGAGCTGGCTGACGCCGTCGGGGTCTCGCGCACACCGGTGCGCGAGGCGCTGCTGCGGCTGGAGGCCGAGGGGCTGATCCGGCTCTACCCGAAGAAGGGCGCCCTCGTTCTGCCCGTCTCCGCGCAGGAGATCGCCGACGTCGTCGAGACCCGGCTGCTCGTCGAGGAGCACGCGGTGCGCAAGGCCGTCCCCGCGTCCCCGGGGCTCATCGAGCGGCTGGAGGCCCTGCTCGCCCGGCAGAAGGAGCAGGCCACCGCCGGTGACTTCGCCGCCGCGTCCGTCACCGACCGCTGTTTCCACGCCGAGATCGTCCGCAGCGGCGGCAACGAGATCCTCTCCCGTCTCTACGACCAGCTCCGCGACCGTCAGCTGCGCATGGGAGTAGCCGTCATGCACTCGCACCCCGACCGCATCGCCAAGACCCTCTCCGAGCACCGGGAGATCCTCGAGGCGCTGCGCTCGGGGGACCCGGACGCGGCCGCCGAGGTCGTGGGCCGGCACGTCGGCTGGTTCTCCCACCTGGCCCGGGGAGAAGTGCGATGA
- a CDS encoding maleylpyruvate isomerase family mycothiol-dependent enzyme yields the protein MSLHPTLQPYADAWNHSVEAISELVQPLVEADWNRRTPCPGWSVRDVVSHVIGLDTEMLGDPRPIHTLPRDLFHVTNDRQRYAEIQVDVRRHHTAPEMTSELEYVVIRRSRQLRNESREPGRTVRGPLGSELTLEESMLRHAFDVWVHEQDLRTALGRPGNLDSPGAHIARDVLLAELPRVVAEKAQAPRSSAVVIDVHGPVEFLRTVRVDIQGRGTLETAPALGPAVTLVLDWETYVRLACGRVTPDAMSGRVKTEGDPDLAAAILRHFAVTP from the coding sequence GTGAGTCTGCATCCCACCCTCCAGCCCTACGCCGACGCCTGGAACCACTCCGTCGAGGCGATATCCGAGCTGGTGCAGCCGCTCGTGGAGGCCGACTGGAACCGGCGGACGCCGTGCCCGGGGTGGTCGGTCCGCGATGTGGTCTCCCATGTCATCGGACTGGACACCGAGATGCTGGGCGACCCCCGCCCCATCCACACCCTGCCGCGCGACCTGTTCCACGTCACCAACGACCGGCAGCGCTACGCGGAGATCCAGGTCGACGTGCGCCGCCACCACACGGCACCGGAGATGACCTCCGAGCTGGAGTACGTCGTCATCCGCCGCAGCCGCCAGCTGCGGAACGAGTCGCGTGAGCCGGGCAGAACGGTGCGCGGCCCGCTCGGTTCGGAGCTCACGCTGGAGGAGTCCATGCTCCGGCACGCGTTCGACGTGTGGGTGCACGAGCAGGACCTGCGGACGGCCCTCGGCCGCCCCGGCAACCTCGACTCCCCCGGCGCGCACATCGCCCGCGACGTGCTGCTCGCCGAGCTGCCGCGGGTGGTCGCCGAGAAGGCCCAGGCACCGCGCAGCTCGGCCGTGGTCATCGACGTCCACGGCCCCGTGGAGTTCCTGCGCACCGTCCGCGTCGACATCCAGGGCCGCGGCACGCTGGAGACCGCCCCGGCCCTCGGCCCGGCCGTCACCCTCGTCCTCGACTGGGAGACGTACGTCCGCCTGGCCTGCGGCCGGGTGACGCCGGACGCGATGTCGGGCCGGGTGAAGACGGAGGGCGACCCGGACCTGGCGGCGGCGATCCTGCGCCACTTCGCGGTGACGCCCTAG
- a CDS encoding phosphotransferase, producing the protein MSCLRVPPPVPCTPPLGALLRRYSAGSAVTCEPVDEGLLNRGYRLRTTHGRYFLKHHFDPETADPAAIVRQHRATRSLAELGVPVAPPLPARDGRTVAVVGGHAYALHPWIDGRHRHGGQLTPGQCARLGALLGAVHAGLERVMPAHARTHGAPAESADPAGTLTLIDDLLGRVRRHRPVDSFDALARRRLLERRTLLERHADRRPPRGGAVGWVHGDFHPFNVLYRGDAPAAIVDWDRLGVRPRAEEAVRAAAIFFVRPSGTLDLPRVRSYARAYRRGAEATPAQLAAAVHRVWWERLNDFWMLRWHYERGDTRADPQFPATAALVVWWTREYDAVRAAFTA; encoded by the coding sequence GTGTCGTGCTTACGTGTACCACCCCCTGTTCCTTGCACGCCCCCTCTGGGCGCCCTGCTGCGCAGGTATTCCGCCGGTTCCGCGGTGACCTGCGAACCCGTCGACGAAGGGCTGCTCAACCGCGGCTACCGCCTGCGGACGACCCACGGCCGCTACTTCCTCAAGCATCACTTCGACCCCGAGACCGCGGATCCGGCCGCGATCGTCCGCCAGCACCGGGCCACCCGGAGCCTGGCCGAACTGGGCGTGCCGGTGGCCCCGCCGCTGCCCGCCCGGGACGGGCGCACGGTCGCCGTGGTCGGCGGCCACGCGTACGCCCTGCACCCCTGGATCGACGGTCGGCACCGGCACGGCGGGCAGCTCACACCGGGGCAGTGCGCACGGCTCGGGGCACTGCTCGGGGCAGTGCACGCCGGTCTGGAACGCGTCATGCCGGCCCACGCGCGAACCCACGGCGCTCCGGCGGAGAGCGCCGATCCGGCCGGCACCCTCACCCTCATCGACGACCTGCTCGGCCGCGTCCGCCGGCACCGTCCCGTCGACTCCTTCGACGCCCTCGCCCGCCGCCGGCTCCTGGAACGGCGGACCCTCCTGGAGCGGCACGCCGACCGGCGTCCTCCGCGCGGGGGCGCGGTGGGGTGGGTGCACGGCGACTTCCACCCGTTCAACGTGCTGTACCGGGGGGACGCGCCCGCGGCGATCGTCGACTGGGACCGGCTCGGTGTGCGGCCCCGCGCGGAGGAGGCCGTGCGCGCCGCGGCGATCTTCTTCGTCCGGCCCTCGGGCACCCTCGACCTGCCCCGCGTACGGTCCTACGCCCGCGCGTACCGGCGCGGCGCGGAAGCCACGCCCGCCCAACTCGCCGCGGCGGTGCACCGGGTGTGGTGGGAACGACTCAACGACTTCTGGATGCTCCGCTGGCACTACGAGCGCGGCGACACCCGCGCGGATCCCCAGTTCCCGGCCACGGCCGCGCTGGTGGTGTGGTGGACCCGGGAGTACGACGCGGTGCGCGCGGCGTTCACCGCGTGA